One window from the genome of Mycolicibacterium gadium encodes:
- a CDS encoding metallopeptidase family protein gives MSPQRFDELVSDALDLIPQELTKALDNVVVLVEDRNADEPDLLGLYEGVALTERDSWYAAGSLPDTITIYRGALLDYCDTEAEVVDEVAITVIHEIAHHFGIDDDRLHELGWG, from the coding sequence ATGAGCCCGCAACGGTTTGACGAACTGGTATCCGACGCGCTCGACCTGATCCCCCAAGAGCTGACGAAGGCGCTCGACAACGTCGTCGTCCTCGTCGAGGACCGCAACGCCGACGAACCCGACCTGTTGGGGCTCTACGAGGGGGTCGCGCTGACCGAGCGGGACAGTTGGTATGCCGCGGGATCGCTACCGGACACCATCACGATCTACCGCGGCGCCCTGCTGGACTACTGCGACACCGAGGCGGAGGTCGTCGACGAGGTGGCCATCACCGTCATCCACGAAATCGCGCACCACTTCGGCATCGACGACGACCGTCTGCACGAACTCGGCTGGGGTTAG
- a CDS encoding SDR family NAD(P)-dependent oxidoreductase translates to MGELDGKVAIVTGTSRGVGVGIAHELLRAGATVIGCSRSALDAMPGTQENSDWARRSDQMVCDQADYTAIDAFVQRVVDRFGRLDILVNNAGGTVPSPSVDEVPALVSRIQGAPASDDDYERSALFHAFAVQMNLISPLWFAIRAYRQMKTQDGTGCIINVSSGAGHPAGSPTLVSYGAAKAGLNQMTRSLAQEWGPAVRVNCVALGPTITENFRSFVLPKDDPTGAEYFVNVPMRRGGEPAEVGRTCVFLASGTADFVNGTTIEIDGGMLPGVLYDAGLKTITDLL, encoded by the coding sequence GTGGGCGAACTCGATGGCAAGGTGGCCATTGTCACCGGGACCAGCCGCGGCGTCGGGGTAGGTATCGCGCATGAGCTGCTGCGGGCCGGCGCCACGGTGATCGGCTGCTCACGGTCGGCACTCGACGCGATGCCGGGTACGCAGGAAAATTCCGACTGGGCGCGGCGATCTGACCAAATGGTCTGTGACCAAGCCGATTACACGGCCATCGACGCATTCGTTCAGCGCGTCGTCGATCGCTTCGGCCGACTGGACATCCTGGTCAACAACGCAGGTGGCACCGTGCCGTCGCCGTCGGTCGACGAGGTTCCGGCGCTGGTGTCGCGTATCCAGGGCGCACCGGCGAGCGACGACGACTACGAGCGCAGCGCTCTGTTTCACGCGTTCGCCGTTCAGATGAATCTCATCAGCCCGCTCTGGTTCGCGATTCGGGCATACCGGCAGATGAAGACCCAGGACGGAACCGGCTGCATCATCAACGTCTCCAGCGGCGCCGGCCATCCCGCCGGATCGCCGACCCTGGTGTCCTACGGGGCCGCGAAGGCGGGGCTGAACCAGATGACCCGCTCACTTGCTCAGGAATGGGGTCCGGCGGTCCGGGTCAACTGCGTCGCCCTCGGACCGACGATCACCGAGAACTTCCGGTCGTTCGTCCTGCCCAAGGACGATCCCACCGGGGCCGAATATTTCGTCAACGTCCCGATGCGCCGCGGCGGAGAGCCGGCCGAAGTCGGACGCACCTGCGTCTTCCTCGCTTCCGGCACAGCCGATTTCGTCAACGGAACCACGATCGAGATCGACGGCGGGATGCTGCCCGGGGTGCTGTACGACGCTGGACTCAAGACCATCACCGATCTGTTGTAA
- a CDS encoding NAD(P)H-dependent amine dehydrogenase family protein translates to MAQPSDKRYRVAVWATGGVGRYAIRTIMDRPNLELAGAWVHSEAKDGQDVGVLAGLDPVGVTATRDVDALLASGVDCVMYAAPAGPRPAEALADFCRILSSGTNVVTTSLPGLVYEKGSLSQRFLDPIREATTAGRSSIFSSGIEPGFGCDLFPIALMTMSHKVYAVRGIEITNYSEYPVEWDVRELFGFGQPLDYQGGLKQPGVLRWGWGAAITMVADALGVEFDAIRETCEFLPTPRDLHTACGLIPAGTVGATYAKCIGVVDGEEVVSLEHVDRMADDLAPDWPTGRTGATDGIWRVLIDGEPSFDGEFEVGHRDGESASDHGLLATGMRAVNAIPWVCEAAPGIVDALHLPLTSAIGALHPHRDGVPAF, encoded by the coding sequence ATGGCGCAGCCATCGGACAAGAGGTACCGCGTCGCGGTATGGGCCACCGGCGGGGTCGGGCGCTACGCCATCCGGACGATCATGGACCGGCCCAACCTTGAACTCGCCGGTGCGTGGGTGCATTCGGAGGCCAAGGACGGCCAGGATGTCGGGGTGTTGGCCGGCCTCGATCCGGTCGGCGTCACTGCCACCCGCGACGTCGATGCGCTGCTGGCCTCGGGTGTGGATTGCGTGATGTACGCCGCGCCCGCCGGCCCCCGTCCGGCGGAGGCGCTCGCCGATTTCTGCCGCATCCTGTCGTCGGGTACCAACGTCGTCACCACATCGTTGCCCGGCCTCGTCTACGAAAAGGGTTCGCTCTCCCAGCGCTTTCTCGATCCGATCCGCGAAGCGACGACCGCCGGCCGCAGCTCGATCTTCTCGTCCGGCATCGAACCCGGCTTCGGCTGCGACCTCTTCCCGATTGCGCTGATGACGATGTCGCACAAGGTGTATGCGGTACGCGGTATCGAGATCACGAACTACTCGGAGTATCCCGTCGAGTGGGACGTCCGCGAGTTGTTCGGGTTCGGTCAGCCGCTCGACTATCAGGGCGGTTTGAAGCAGCCGGGGGTCCTGAGGTGGGGTTGGGGCGCGGCGATCACGATGGTCGCCGACGCACTCGGTGTCGAGTTCGACGCGATCCGTGAGACGTGTGAATTCCTTCCGACCCCGCGCGATCTGCATACCGCGTGCGGTCTCATCCCGGCAGGAACCGTCGGCGCCACGTACGCAAAGTGCATCGGGGTCGTCGATGGTGAGGAGGTCGTCAGCCTCGAGCATGTCGACCGGATGGCCGACGATCTGGCACCGGACTGGCCGACGGGTCGAACCGGAGCCACCGACGGTATCTGGCGGGTGCTCATCGACGGTGAGCCGTCGTTCGACGGGGAGTTCGAAGTGGGTCACCGCGACGGCGAAAGCGCAAGCGACCATGGACTACTCGCCACCGGCATGCGCGCGGTCAACGCGATTCCCTGGGTGTGCGAGGCCGCGCCGGGCATCGTTGACGCGCTGCACCTGCCCCTTACCTCGGCGATCGGCGCATTGCATCCACACCGCGACGGCGTGCCTGCGTTCTAG
- a CDS encoding DUF2470 domain-containing protein, with product MTELETKATPTTAERIRSAFARAGGAMLAVEGLEPAESPVHHLLDDGSFAITVPIDGAVAHMVVSAGAAGVQAVLEMTDYAPLPLREPVRSLVWIRGRLHDVPSGEVRALLDLIAAEDPNPALLQVNSGPDSEKDTRYSLMRLEIDSVVVADSTGAESVGLSALLGARPDPFCAMESCWLQHMESAHREVVDRLASRLPGSLRRGRVRPLGLDRYGVQLRIEGDDGDHDVRLPFAKPVDDVSGLSQALRVLMGCPFLNGLRARRL from the coding sequence ATGACAGAGCTGGAGACCAAAGCCACACCGACGACGGCCGAGCGCATCCGCAGCGCATTCGCACGGGCCGGCGGGGCGATGCTCGCGGTCGAAGGGCTGGAACCCGCCGAATCTCCGGTGCACCACCTGCTCGACGACGGTTCGTTCGCGATCACCGTTCCGATCGACGGCGCCGTCGCTCACATGGTGGTTTCGGCGGGTGCGGCCGGTGTCCAGGCGGTGCTGGAAATGACCGACTACGCCCCGCTGCCACTGCGTGAACCGGTGCGGTCACTGGTGTGGATCCGCGGCCGCTTGCACGACGTCCCCTCCGGCGAGGTCCGTGCGCTGCTCGACCTCATCGCGGCCGAGGATCCGAATCCCGCCTTGCTCCAGGTGAACTCGGGACCCGACTCCGAGAAGGACACCCGCTACTCGTTGATGAGGCTCGAGATCGACTCCGTTGTCGTCGCCGATTCCACCGGGGCCGAATCCGTCGGCTTGAGCGCGCTGCTGGGTGCGCGACCCGACCCCTTCTGCGCGATGGAGTCGTGCTGGCTGCAGCACATGGAGTCCGCGCACCGCGAGGTGGTCGACCGGTTGGCCAGCCGACTTCCCGGCTCGCTGCGCCGCGGACGCGTCCGTCCCCTCGGCCTGGATCGCTACGGTGTCCAGCTGCGTATCGAGGGCGATGACGGCGACCACGACGTTCGGCTGCCCTTCGCAAAGCCGGTCGACGACGTCAGCGGTCTGTCCCAGGCGCTCCGGGTGCTGATGGGCTGCCCGTTCCTCAACGGCTTGCGCGCGCGTCGGCTCTGA
- a CDS encoding MBL fold metallo-hydrolase — MQVTSVGHAGFRIDTNAGSVLCDPWVNPAYFASWFPFPDNSQLDWDALGDCDYLYVSHLHADHFDAKNLSAHVNKDAVVLLPDFPVPDLRRELERIGFHRFFETTDSVKHRVSGPRGDLDVMIISLRAPADGPIGDSGLVLDDGETVCFNMNDARPVDLDVVHADFGAVDVHMLQYSGAIWYPMVYDMPARAKEAFGTQKRQRQMDRSRQYIAQVGATWVIPSAGPPCFLDPALRDLNDDHGDPANIFPDQVVFLDQMRANGHHGGLLMMPGTVADFTGAQMNSLTHPLPDDEVQAIFTTGKAAYIADFAERMAPVLAAEKATWAPAAGEPLLEPLRALFEPIMLQSDQICDGIGYPVELRLRGGGHDECVVLDFPKRAVREPIPDEKFRYGFAIAPELVRTVLRDDEPDWVNTIFLSTRFTAWRVGGYNEYLYTFFKCLTDERIAYADGWFAESHDDTASITLDGWEIQRRCPHLKADLSKFGVVEGSTMTCNLHGWQWNLENGRCLTTKGHELRSARQGAQS, encoded by the coding sequence GTGCAGGTCACCAGCGTCGGACACGCAGGCTTCCGGATAGATACGAACGCCGGAAGCGTCTTGTGTGATCCGTGGGTCAACCCGGCGTACTTCGCGTCGTGGTTCCCGTTCCCGGACAACAGCCAGCTGGACTGGGATGCCCTCGGCGACTGCGACTACCTGTACGTCTCGCATCTGCACGCCGACCACTTCGACGCGAAGAACCTGAGTGCCCACGTCAACAAGGACGCGGTGGTACTGCTGCCCGACTTCCCGGTGCCGGACCTGCGTCGCGAACTCGAAAGGATCGGATTCCACCGGTTCTTCGAGACGACGGATTCGGTCAAGCACCGGGTCAGCGGCCCCAGGGGCGACCTCGATGTGATGATCATCTCGCTGCGCGCCCCGGCCGACGGCCCCATCGGAGACTCCGGCCTGGTGCTCGACGACGGCGAGACGGTCTGCTTCAACATGAACGACGCCCGACCGGTGGACCTCGACGTGGTGCACGCCGACTTCGGCGCCGTCGACGTCCACATGCTGCAGTACTCCGGGGCCATCTGGTACCCGATGGTCTACGACATGCCCGCCCGCGCCAAGGAGGCGTTCGGCACCCAGAAGCGGCAGCGGCAGATGGACCGGAGCCGCCAATACATCGCACAGGTCGGGGCGACGTGGGTGATCCCGTCTGCAGGTCCGCCGTGCTTCCTCGACCCCGCGCTGCGCGACCTCAACGACGATCACGGCGATCCCGCCAACATCTTTCCCGACCAGGTGGTGTTCCTGGACCAGATGCGAGCCAACGGCCACCACGGCGGTCTGCTGATGATGCCCGGGACGGTAGCTGATTTCACTGGCGCACAGATGAATTCGCTTACCCACCCGCTACCCGACGACGAGGTGCAGGCCATCTTCACCACCGGCAAGGCTGCCTATATCGCCGACTTCGCCGAACGGATGGCACCGGTGCTGGCCGCGGAGAAGGCCACCTGGGCCCCCGCGGCCGGCGAACCGTTGCTGGAGCCGCTGCGCGCGCTCTTCGAGCCGATCATGCTGCAGAGCGACCAGATCTGCGACGGCATCGGCTATCCGGTGGAACTGCGCCTTCGCGGTGGCGGCCACGACGAATGCGTGGTGCTGGACTTCCCGAAACGGGCTGTCCGCGAACCGATTCCGGATGAGAAGTTCCGCTACGGCTTCGCCATCGCCCCGGAACTCGTACGCACGGTGCTGCGGGACGACGAGCCCGACTGGGTCAACACCATCTTCCTGTCCACCAGGTTCACGGCGTGGCGTGTGGGTGGCTACAACGAGTACCTCTACACGTTCTTCAAGTGCCTGACCGACGAACGCATCGCCTATGCCGACGGCTGGTTCGCCGAGTCGCACGACGACACCGCGTCGATCACGTTGGACGGATGGGAGATTCAACGACGTTGTCCGCATCTGAAGGCCGACCTGTCGAAGTTCGGCGTGGTCGAGGGCTCCACAATGACGTGCAACCTGCACGGATGGCAGTGGAATCTGGAGAACGGCCGGTGCCTGACGACCAAGGGCCACGAGCTGCGCTCGGCCCGCCAGGGAGCGCAATCGTGA
- the pheA gene encoding prephenate dehydratase, with translation MTRIAYLGPEGTFTEAALRGMVEARLVPVTEFEWFPTSSPAAALEMVRSADAALACVPIENSIDGSVLPTLDNLATGSPLQIFAEYTLDIAFTIAARSGVADPATIAAFPVARAQVAKWVAKNYPDAEFQAANSNAAAAVDVAEGRADAAVTTALAAQRHGLEVLAAGVVDEPNARTRFVLAGPVGPPPRRTHADRTSVVLRLANVPGALASALGEFAARDIDLTRIESRPTRTELGTYIFFLDCVGHVDDAPVAEALKALVERCVDVRYLGSWPMGSATRTQVWEDQVREEEG, from the coding sequence GTGACCCGTATCGCATATCTCGGACCCGAGGGGACCTTCACCGAGGCGGCCTTGCGGGGCATGGTCGAGGCTCGACTCGTTCCCGTGACCGAGTTCGAATGGTTTCCGACGAGCAGCCCAGCCGCCGCGCTGGAAATGGTGCGATCCGCAGACGCCGCCTTAGCGTGCGTGCCGATCGAGAACTCGATCGACGGTTCCGTGCTCCCGACACTGGACAACCTGGCGACCGGTTCGCCACTACAGATCTTCGCCGAATACACCCTCGACATCGCCTTCACGATCGCGGCGCGCAGCGGCGTGGCCGATCCCGCCACGATCGCCGCGTTTCCGGTGGCGCGCGCCCAGGTCGCGAAGTGGGTCGCGAAGAACTATCCAGACGCTGAATTCCAGGCGGCGAACTCCAACGCCGCGGCGGCCGTCGACGTCGCCGAAGGCCGCGCCGATGCCGCCGTCACCACCGCGCTTGCCGCGCAACGCCACGGGCTGGAGGTGCTCGCCGCCGGCGTTGTCGACGAACCCAACGCACGCACCCGGTTCGTGCTGGCGGGACCGGTCGGCCCACCACCGCGGCGGACCCACGCCGACCGCACATCGGTGGTGCTGCGGCTCGCCAACGTTCCCGGGGCGCTCGCATCGGCGCTCGGGGAGTTCGCCGCCCGCGACATCGACCTGACCCGCATCGAATCGCGGCCAACCCGCACCGAATTGGGTACCTACATCTTCTTCCTCGACTGCGTCGGTCACGTCGACGATGCGCCCGTCGCCGAGGCACTCAAGGCTTTGGTCGAACGTTGTGTGGATGTGCGATATCTCGGTTCATGGCCAATGGGCTCGGCCACACGGACGCAGGTGTGGGAAGACCAGGTGCGGGAGGAAGAAGGGTGA
- a CDS encoding NAD(P)H-dependent amine dehydrogenase family protein produces the protein MTRRIIQFSTGNVGVHALRTIIERPDLELVGLHAASADKIGRDAAELCGSAESTGVIATDDIDALLALGADCVVYTSQAETRAAEAAEDIARFLRAGTNVVGSSFVWLVAPEFTAEWLRRPLEEACRQGNSTLYINGIDPGYSGDTLVYTALSLAGRADSITVQEICDYATYDDAEFTGVTFGFGTEPDQQPILFMPGVLESMWGIQVRSLAADLGVELDEIRERHEKWTTPEPISCTMMDVEVGKVAAVRFGVEGIRNGEVVITMEHVNRLTDAAAPHWAVPPDGRPGVHRVVVEGDPGVEINTHVGLGGTDHNQGGVIATAARPINAIEAVCRAPAGILAAHDLRPLDHIRGVMW, from the coding sequence ATGACACGGCGCATCATCCAGTTCTCCACCGGCAACGTTGGCGTACACGCACTGCGTACGATCATCGAACGTCCGGATCTCGAGTTGGTGGGCCTGCACGCGGCCAGCGCCGACAAGATCGGTCGGGACGCGGCGGAGCTGTGCGGGAGCGCCGAATCGACCGGAGTGATCGCCACCGACGACATCGACGCGCTCTTGGCGCTCGGCGCCGATTGCGTGGTCTACACCTCGCAGGCCGAGACCCGCGCGGCGGAGGCGGCCGAAGACATCGCGCGCTTCCTGCGCGCCGGAACCAACGTCGTCGGATCATCGTTCGTCTGGCTGGTCGCGCCCGAGTTCACCGCCGAATGGCTGCGGAGACCTCTCGAAGAGGCTTGTCGGCAGGGCAATTCGACGCTGTACATCAACGGGATCGATCCCGGTTACTCCGGCGATACGCTCGTGTACACGGCGCTGAGCCTGGCCGGTCGCGCCGACTCGATCACCGTTCAGGAGATCTGCGACTACGCCACCTATGACGACGCCGAATTCACCGGCGTCACCTTTGGTTTCGGCACCGAACCGGATCAGCAACCGATCCTCTTCATGCCGGGCGTGCTGGAGTCGATGTGGGGAATCCAGGTGCGCAGCCTCGCCGCGGACCTGGGAGTGGAACTCGACGAAATACGCGAGCGCCACGAGAAATGGACTACGCCCGAACCGATCTCGTGCACGATGATGGATGTCGAGGTGGGCAAGGTCGCGGCCGTGCGCTTCGGTGTCGAAGGCATCCGCAACGGCGAAGTCGTCATCACCATGGAACACGTGAACCGGTTGACCGACGCCGCCGCTCCGCACTGGGCCGTCCCGCCGGACGGCCGCCCGGGAGTGCATCGCGTTGTCGTGGAAGGCGACCCCGGTGTCGAGATCAACACCCATGTCGGCCTCGGCGGGACGGACCACAACCAGGGCGGCGTGATCGCCACCGCAGCACGACCGATCAACGCCATCGAAGCGGTGTGCCGGGCACCCGCCGGAATTCTCGCCGCTCACGACCTCCGACCGCTGGATCACATCCGCGGTGTCATGTGGTGA
- the serS gene encoding serine--tRNA ligase, protein MIDLKLLRDNPDVVRASQRARGEDPGLVDALLDADAARRSAVSSGDNLRAEQKTASKKVGKASADERPALLAAAKELADKVKAAEAEQSQAEAAFTAAHMAIANVIIDGVPAGGEDDFVVLDTVGEPRAIENPKDHVELGESLGLIDLERGAKVSGARFYFLTGAGALLQLGLLQLAARLAQDNGFTLMVPPVLVRPEVMAGTGFLGAHAEEVYRLEADDLYLVGTSEVALAGYHADEILDLSDGPLRYAGWSTCFRREAGSHGKDTRGIIRVHQFDKVEGFIYCKPDEAEAEHQRLLGWEREMLAKIDVPYRVIDIAAGDLGSSAARKFDCEAWVPTQQTYRELTSTSNCTTFQARRLSVRYRDENGKPQTAATLNGTLATTRWLVAILENHQQPDGSVRVPEALVPFVGTEVLEPKS, encoded by the coding sequence GTGATCGACCTCAAACTGCTGCGCGACAACCCGGACGTGGTGCGCGCATCGCAACGCGCCCGCGGAGAAGATCCTGGTCTCGTCGATGCCCTCCTCGACGCCGATGCCGCGCGACGGTCCGCGGTGTCGTCCGGCGACAATCTGCGCGCCGAGCAGAAGACGGCCAGTAAGAAGGTCGGCAAGGCGTCCGCGGACGAGCGGCCCGCGCTGCTGGCTGCGGCCAAGGAACTGGCCGACAAAGTCAAGGCCGCCGAAGCCGAGCAGAGCCAGGCCGAAGCGGCGTTCACCGCTGCGCACATGGCCATCGCGAACGTGATCATCGACGGTGTCCCCGCCGGTGGTGAGGACGACTTCGTGGTGCTGGACACCGTCGGCGAACCCCGCGCCATCGAGAACCCGAAGGACCATGTCGAACTCGGCGAGTCGCTGGGGCTCATCGATCTCGAGCGCGGCGCCAAGGTGTCCGGCGCGCGGTTCTATTTCCTGACCGGCGCGGGAGCGCTGCTCCAGCTCGGACTGCTGCAGCTGGCCGCGCGGCTGGCCCAGGACAACGGTTTCACGCTGATGGTGCCTCCGGTGCTGGTGCGCCCAGAAGTCATGGCGGGCACCGGCTTTCTCGGTGCGCACGCCGAGGAGGTCTACCGCCTGGAGGCAGACGATCTGTACCTCGTCGGTACGTCGGAGGTGGCCTTGGCCGGTTATCACGCCGACGAGATTCTCGATCTGTCCGACGGCCCGCTGCGCTACGCGGGGTGGTCGACGTGCTTTCGACGCGAGGCGGGCAGCCACGGTAAGGACACCCGCGGCATCATCCGGGTGCACCAGTTCGACAAGGTCGAGGGATTCATCTACTGCAAGCCGGACGAGGCCGAGGCCGAACACCAGCGGCTGCTCGGCTGGGAGCGCGAGATGCTGGCGAAGATCGACGTCCCGTATCGCGTGATCGACATCGCTGCAGGGGATCTGGGCTCGTCGGCCGCACGCAAGTTCGACTGCGAAGCGTGGGTCCCGACGCAGCAGACGTACCGGGAGCTGACCTCCACCTCGAACTGCACCACGTTTCAGGCGCGCCGTCTTTCGGTGCGCTACCGCGACGAGAACGGCAAGCCCCAGACCGCGGCCACCCTCAACGGCACGCTGGCCACGACGCGCTGGCTGGTGGCGATCCTGGAGAATCACCAGCAGCCCGACGGCAGCGTGCGGGTGCCAGAAGCCCTGGTGCCCTTCGTCGGAACCGAAGTGCTGGAGCCCAAATCGTAG
- a CDS encoding TetR/AcrR family transcriptional regulator, producing the protein MAGAVQPRRPPGGNQLRAERTRQMVIDETVRYILDEGFAAPSVRRITERAGVTWGVVQYHFGDLNGLLIAVVDEGFRQLTEILAAVPDTTADLAIEQRTQVVVDAAWSAFSSPTSMAAIEILIATRSGRDDAVNKRLADTMRQLTELGRHLGAGLDPRHAKEIGNHIWACLRGIVVAQIISSQPLDTSRDRRALVDVLTAYVQTHSAERR; encoded by the coding sequence ATGGCAGGTGCAGTCCAACCGCGGCGTCCCCCAGGGGGTAACCAGCTGCGCGCCGAGCGGACCCGGCAGATGGTGATCGACGAGACCGTCCGCTACATCCTCGACGAGGGCTTCGCCGCGCCCAGCGTGCGTCGCATCACCGAGCGGGCCGGGGTGACCTGGGGCGTGGTGCAGTACCACTTCGGCGATCTGAACGGACTCCTCATCGCGGTCGTCGACGAAGGTTTCCGCCAGCTCACCGAGATTCTCGCCGCGGTACCCGACACCACCGCCGACCTGGCTATCGAACAACGCACGCAGGTGGTCGTCGATGCGGCGTGGTCGGCGTTCTCGAGCCCGACGTCGATGGCGGCCATCGAGATACTGATCGCCACACGTTCGGGCCGTGACGATGCGGTCAACAAGCGGCTGGCGGACACCATGCGTCAGCTCACCGAGCTCGGCCGACACCTCGGTGCGGGCCTGGACCCCAGGCACGCCAAGGAGATCGGGAACCACATCTGGGCATGTCTTCGGGGAATTGTTGTGGCACAGATCATTTCGTCACAGCCGCTGGATACGTCCAGGGACCGGCGCGCATTGGTCGACGTACTGACAGCCTACGTGCAGACGCACAGCGCCGAGCGGCGCTGA
- a CDS encoding histidine phosphatase family protein — MTGRLVLVRHGQSHANVERRLDTRPPGAELTDLGRDQARSFARGLTDKPGLIAHSIAVRASQTAREIADELGVDTHELEGIHEVQVGHLEDRHDDAAIEEFNSIYQRWHEGHVDLSLPAGETASQVLERYLPVVTQLRIRYLDDDSFSGDIVVVSHGAAIRLASAVLAGVESSFALDHHLGNTEAVVLAPITDGRWSCVQWGTILPPFYPEPDVDPVQDALESADPMG, encoded by the coding sequence GTGACTGGACGGCTGGTGCTGGTCCGGCACGGACAGTCACACGCCAACGTCGAGCGTCGGCTCGACACCAGGCCGCCGGGGGCGGAACTGACCGACCTCGGTCGCGACCAGGCCCGGTCCTTCGCGCGCGGACTCACCGACAAGCCCGGCCTCATCGCGCATTCGATCGCGGTACGCGCCTCGCAGACCGCGCGTGAGATCGCCGACGAACTCGGCGTGGACACCCACGAGCTGGAGGGGATCCACGAGGTTCAAGTGGGTCACCTCGAAGATCGTCACGACGACGCGGCCATCGAGGAGTTCAACAGCATCTACCAGCGATGGCACGAGGGCCATGTCGACCTGTCGCTGCCCGCCGGGGAGACGGCCAGCCAGGTGCTGGAGCGCTACCTGCCGGTCGTCACCCAGTTGCGCATCCGCTACCTCGACGACGACTCGTTCTCCGGCGACATCGTCGTGGTCAGCCACGGCGCCGCAATCCGGCTGGCCTCGGCCGTGCTGGCCGGCGTCGAGAGCAGCTTTGCCCTCGACCACCACCTGGGCAATACGGAGGCGGTGGTGCTGGCGCCGATCACCGATGGACGCTGGAGCTGTGTGCAGTGGGGGACGATACTGCCGCCGTTCTATCCCGAGCCCGACGTGGATCCCGTTCAGGACGCTCTCGAGTCGGCCGACCCGATGGGCTGA
- a CDS encoding septum formation family protein, translating to MEQMSEAPTLEYPHDDEAGRPSSRAPWWRSLQAASTRRALLLTALGGLLIAGLITAIPQTESSGLTASTISLGPRGNDTFKHAKAGDCLNWPDRTPDAAEIVDCKDEHRFEVAESVDMRTFPGSEYGPDAAPPSTARIQQISQEQCSAAVKRYLGTDFDPNSRFTISMLWSGDKAWKQSGERRMLCGMQLPGPNNQQLAFKGKVADIDQSKVWPAGTCLGIDPSTNQPTDIPIDCAAPHAMEVTGAVNLAEKFPAGLPPESEQDSFIKDACTRMTDAYLAPIQLRSTTLTLIYSTISLPTWSAGSRQVSCSIGATLGNGGWSTLLNSAKGPLMINGQPPVPPPDIPEERLNFPPIPMPDEPEESSSSSSSSSSSSSSSTDDSDYGNQTQHMPGSAQATETPAPTTDPAAPGNTFLNGPPPPPGAPPPPPPPPGAPPPPPPPELPPPPPPPAPAPAPPPPAVPPPPAPVP from the coding sequence ATGGAGCAGATGTCTGAAGCACCCACCCTGGAATATCCGCACGACGACGAGGCAGGCCGGCCCTCGTCGCGGGCGCCTTGGTGGCGCAGCCTGCAGGCGGCCTCGACCCGCCGCGCACTGCTGCTGACCGCGCTCGGCGGCCTGCTCATCGCCGGATTGATCACCGCGATTCCACAGACCGAAAGCTCGGGCCTGACGGCGAGCACAATCTCCCTGGGCCCCCGCGGCAACGACACCTTCAAGCACGCGAAGGCCGGCGACTGCCTCAACTGGCCCGACCGCACGCCCGATGCCGCGGAGATCGTCGACTGCAAGGACGAGCACCGCTTCGAGGTCGCCGAGTCGGTGGACATGCGGACGTTCCCCGGCAGCGAGTACGGTCCCGACGCGGCGCCGCCGTCGACCGCCCGGATCCAGCAGATCAGCCAGGAGCAGTGTTCGGCCGCGGTCAAGCGCTACCTGGGCACCGACTTCGACCCGAATAGCCGCTTCACCATCAGCATGCTGTGGTCCGGCGACAAGGCGTGGAAGCAGTCCGGCGAGCGGCGGATGCTCTGCGGGATGCAGCTGCCCGGCCCCAACAACCAACAGTTGGCGTTCAAGGGCAAGGTCGCCGACATCGACCAGTCGAAGGTGTGGCCCGCGGGGACGTGCCTGGGTATCGACCCGTCGACCAATCAGCCCACCGACATTCCGATCGATTGCGCAGCACCGCACGCGATGGAGGTCACCGGCGCGGTCAACCTGGCCGAGAAGTTCCCCGCCGGCCTGCCCCCCGAGTCCGAGCAGGACAGCTTCATCAAGGACGCGTGCACCCGGATGACGGACGCCTACCTGGCGCCCATCCAACTTCGAAGCACCACCCTGACCCTCATCTACAGCACGATCTCGCTGCCGACGTGGTCGGCGGGCAGCCGCCAGGTCTCGTGCAGCATCGGGGCGACCCTCGGAAACGGCGGCTGGTCAACGCTTCTCAACAGCGCCAAAGGCCCGTTGATGATCAACGGTCAGCCGCCCGTGCCGCCGCCGGACATCCCCGAGGAGCGGCTGAACTTCCCGCCGATCCCCATGCCCGACGAGCCCGAAGAGTCATCCTCGTCGTCGTCGTCGTCGTCGTCGTCCTCATCGTCCTCGACGGACGACTCCGACTACGGCAACCAGACCCAGCACATGCCGGGCTCCGCGCAGGCCACCGAAACGCCCGCGCCGACGACGGACCCCGCCGCGCCCGGCAACACCTTCCTCAACGGGCCTCCCCCACCGCCCGGTGCGCCACCACCACCGCCCCCACCCCCGGGGGCTCCGCCACCACCGCCGCCACCGGAACTGCCCCCGCCGCCACCACCGCCGGCACCCGCGCCGGCACCACCGCCACCGGCGGTGCCTCCGCCGCCTGCACCGGTGCCGTAG